Proteins encoded in a region of the Populus alba chromosome 13, ASM523922v2, whole genome shotgun sequence genome:
- the LOC118036404 gene encoding uncharacterized protein isoform X2, which produces MWYVGELESQIDSFEAEIEGLTVKKGKTRPPRLTHLEASITRHKLHIKKLELILRLLDNDELSPEQVNDVKDFLDDYVERNQEDFDDFSDVDELYNSLPLDKVDSLEDLVTIGPPGLVKGAPVHSLKTSLVTSAPQMPATVASAHHEGAVVQDHADDTTSQDSNSDIVARTPPAKSSMVGSSAASIPTGNHAPISVNVHAQTLPGLSAASPTLPGSTSVRGVLENAAPSNPSSPATLGNSTKEEEIAGFPGRRSSPSLADAGLAKGIGRGSLSSQPSSSIPLSPGVIPSNGAHGSVPLASDIAKRNILGTDDRIGSAGMVQPLASPLSNRMILPQAGDGTNAVDTSSAGEAATMGGRVFSPLVTGMQWRPGSSFQNQNEPGQFRARTEIAPDQREKFLQRLQQVQQQGHSNILGMPPLTGGNHKQYSAQQNPLLQQFNSQSSSVSQASLGLGVQSSGFNTVTSAALQQPNSIHQQSSQQVVMSSGAKDAEPGHSTVEEQQLKQNLPEDSTTESALTSGLGKSLVNEDELTSPYAMDTSSGASSSLTEPLQVPRDIDLLPGQLLQSSQPSSGLGVIGRRSVSDLGAIGDNLTGSAVNSGAMHNQLYNLQMLEAAYHKLPQPKDSERARSYIPRHPVATPPSYPQVQLPMASNPAFWERLSMHSYGTDTLFFAFYYQQNTYQQYLAAKELKKQSWRYHRKYNTWFQRHEEPKVTTDEYEQGTYVYFDFHVGNEDKQGWCQRIKTEFTFEYNYLEDELIV; this is translated from the exons ATGTGGTAT GTTGGGGAACTGGAATCTCAGATTGATAGCTTTGAAGCTGAGATTGAGGGGCTTACTGTTAAGAAAGGAAAGACAAGGCCACCCAGACTG ACACATTTAGAGGCATCCATTACACGACACAAGCTTCATATAAAGAAGTTAGAGTTGATCCTGAGGCTACTAGACAACGATGAGTTGAGTCCTGAGCAGGTTAATGATGTTAAAGACTTCCTGGATGACTATGTAGAACGTAATcag gaagattttgatgattttagtgaTGTTGATGAGCTTTACAACTCATTACCATTAGACAAGGTTGACTCTCTTGAAGACCTGGTTACAATTGGTCCTCCTGGTCTTGTGAAG GGTGCCCCTGTTCACAGCTTAAAGACTTCCTTGGTGACATCTGCTCCTCAAATGCCT GCCACTGTTGCTTCTGCTCATCATGAGGGTGCTGTTGTTCAAGATCATGCCGATGATACTACTTCACAGGATAGTAATTCTGATATTGTTGCAAGAACTCCTCCTGCCAAAAGTAGCATGGTTGGTTCTTCTGCTGCATCAATACCAACTGGGAACCATGCACCTATTTCTGTGAATGTTCATGCTCAAACATTGCCTGGTTTGTCAGCAGCCTCACCAACTCTTCCTGGTTCAACTTCTGTTCGAGGTGTCTTGGAAAATGCAGCTCCTTCTAATCCTTCTTCTCCCGCAACACTTGGCAATTCTACGAAGGAGGAAGAAATTGCAGGCTTCCCTGGCCGTAGATCATCACCTTCTCTTGCTGATGCTGGATTAGCAAAGGGCATTGGTAGAGGTAGCCTCTCTAGCCAGCCCTCATCTAGTATCCCCCTCAGTCCTGGTGTTATTCCTAGCAACGGGGCTCATGGTTCAGTACCTTTAGCTTCTGacattgcaaagagaaataTTTTGGGAACTGATGATAGAATTGGGAGTGCTGGAATGGTGCAGCCTCTGGCTTCCCCGCTTAGTAACCGAATGATCTTGCCTCAGGCTGGTGATGGAACCAATGCAGTTGATACTAGTAGTGCTGGTGAAGCTGCTACTATGGGTGGCAGAGTTTTCTCTCCTTTGGTCACTGGCATGCAATGGAGACCTGGGAGTTCCTTTCAAAATCAGAATGAACCG GGCCAATTTCGTGCAAGAACTGAAATAGCTCCTGATCAGAGAGAGAAATTTTTGCAGCGTCTTCAGCAAGTCCAGCAGCAAGGTCACAGTAACATTCTTGGCATGCCGCCTCTTACTGGTGGGAATCATAAGCAGTATTCTGCCCAACAAAACCCCCTTTTGCAGCAG TTTAATTCTCAAAGTTCATCTGTCTCTCAAGCTAGTTTAGGACTTGGAGTGCAGTCATCAGGCTTCAATACTGTTACATCTGCTGCTTTACAGCAGCCAAATTCCATCCATCAGCAGTCTAGTCAGCAAGTTGTGATGTCAAGTGGTGCGAAAGATGCTG AACCTGGCCATTCAACAGTTGAGGAGCAGCAGCTAAAGCAGAATTTACCTGAGGATTCAACCACCGAATCTGCTCTTACATCTGGGCTTGGAAAAAGTCTTGTGAATGAGGATGAACTCACATCTCCATATGCAATGGATACTTCT TCTGGGGCATCTAGTTCCTTGACAGAGCCTTTACAAGTGCCAAGAGATATTGATCTCTTGCCAGGGCAACTCCTACAATCCAGTCAACCATCTAGTGGCCTAGGTGTTATTGGCCGGAGAAGTGTTTCGGACCTTGGTGCCATTGGCGATAATCTCACTGGATCTGCTGTAAATTCTGGGGCAATGCACAATCAGTTATACAATTTACAGATGCTTGAGGCTGCATATCACAAGCTTCCTCAACCTAAAGACTCAGAACGAGCTAGGAGCTATATTCCA AGGCACCCGGTAGCCACCCCACCTAGCTATCCTCAAGTTCAGTTACCAATGGCAAGTAACCCTGCATTCTGGGAACGTCTAAGCATGCATAGTTATGGAACTGATACCTTGTTCTTTGCATTTTACTATCAACAG AATACCTATCAGCAGTATCTGGCTGCGAAAGAGCTAAAGAAGCAATCTTGGAGATACCACAGAAAATACAACACCTGGTTTCAACGGCATGAGGAGCCAAAAGTTACCACTGATGAATATGAACAGGGGACATATGTGTATTTTGATTTCCATGTTGGCAATGAGGACAAACAAGGATG GTGTCAAAGAATCAAGACAGAGTTCACTTTTGAGTATAACTATCTTGAAGATGAACTCATTGTTTAG
- the LOC118036404 gene encoding uncharacterized protein isoform X1, with protein MGASRKLQGEIDRVLKKVQEGVDVFDSIWNKVYDTDNVNQKEKFEADLKKEIKKLQRYRDQIKTWIQSSEIKDKKVSASYEQALVDARKTIEKEMERFKICEKETKTKAFSKEGLGQQPKTDPKEKAKSETRDWLNNVVGELESQIDSFEAEIEGLTVKKGKTRPPRLTHLEASITRHKLHIKKLELILRLLDNDELSPEQVNDVKDFLDDYVERNQEDFDDFSDVDELYNSLPLDKVDSLEDLVTIGPPGLVKGAPVHSLKTSLVTSAPQMPATVASAHHEGAVVQDHADDTTSQDSNSDIVARTPPAKSSMVGSSAASIPTGNHAPISVNVHAQTLPGLSAASPTLPGSTSVRGVLENAAPSNPSSPATLGNSTKEEEIAGFPGRRSSPSLADAGLAKGIGRGSLSSQPSSSIPLSPGVIPSNGAHGSVPLASDIAKRNILGTDDRIGSAGMVQPLASPLSNRMILPQAGDGTNAVDTSSAGEAATMGGRVFSPLVTGMQWRPGSSFQNQNEPGQFRARTEIAPDQREKFLQRLQQVQQQGHSNILGMPPLTGGNHKQYSAQQNPLLQQFNSQSSSVSQASLGLGVQSSGFNTVTSAALQQPNSIHQQSSQQVVMSSGAKDAEPGHSTVEEQQLKQNLPEDSTTESALTSGLGKSLVNEDELTSPYAMDTSSGASSSLTEPLQVPRDIDLLPGQLLQSSQPSSGLGVIGRRSVSDLGAIGDNLTGSAVNSGAMHNQLYNLQMLEAAYHKLPQPKDSERARSYIPRHPVATPPSYPQVQLPMASNPAFWERLSMHSYGTDTLFFAFYYQQNTYQQYLAAKELKKQSWRYHRKYNTWFQRHEEPKVTTDEYEQGTYVYFDFHVGNEDKQGWCQRIKTEFTFEYNYLEDELIV; from the exons ATGGGAGCAAGCCGCAAGTTACAAGGCGAGATCGATCGTGTTCTAAAGAAAGTTCAAGAAGGCGTCGACGTTTTTGACAGTATCTGGAACAAG GTTTATGACACGGACAACGTGaatcaaaaagaaaagtttGAGGCAGACTTGAAGAAGGAAATCAAGAAACTGCAGAGATACAGGGACCAGATCAAAACATGGATTCAATCCAGTGAAATAAAGGATAAGAAG GTTAGCGCATCGTATGAGCAGGCTCTGGTGGATGCTCGTAAGACTATCGAGAAAGAAATGGAGAGATTTAAGATCTGCGAAAAGGAAACTAAGACAAAAGCATTTTCCAAAGAAGGATTGGGCCAGCAACCCAAAACT gatCCAAAGGAGAAGGCTAAATCAGAGACAAGGGATTGGTTGAATAATGTG GTTGGGGAACTGGAATCTCAGATTGATAGCTTTGAAGCTGAGATTGAGGGGCTTACTGTTAAGAAAGGAAAGACAAGGCCACCCAGACTG ACACATTTAGAGGCATCCATTACACGACACAAGCTTCATATAAAGAAGTTAGAGTTGATCCTGAGGCTACTAGACAACGATGAGTTGAGTCCTGAGCAGGTTAATGATGTTAAAGACTTCCTGGATGACTATGTAGAACGTAATcag gaagattttgatgattttagtgaTGTTGATGAGCTTTACAACTCATTACCATTAGACAAGGTTGACTCTCTTGAAGACCTGGTTACAATTGGTCCTCCTGGTCTTGTGAAG GGTGCCCCTGTTCACAGCTTAAAGACTTCCTTGGTGACATCTGCTCCTCAAATGCCT GCCACTGTTGCTTCTGCTCATCATGAGGGTGCTGTTGTTCAAGATCATGCCGATGATACTACTTCACAGGATAGTAATTCTGATATTGTTGCAAGAACTCCTCCTGCCAAAAGTAGCATGGTTGGTTCTTCTGCTGCATCAATACCAACTGGGAACCATGCACCTATTTCTGTGAATGTTCATGCTCAAACATTGCCTGGTTTGTCAGCAGCCTCACCAACTCTTCCTGGTTCAACTTCTGTTCGAGGTGTCTTGGAAAATGCAGCTCCTTCTAATCCTTCTTCTCCCGCAACACTTGGCAATTCTACGAAGGAGGAAGAAATTGCAGGCTTCCCTGGCCGTAGATCATCACCTTCTCTTGCTGATGCTGGATTAGCAAAGGGCATTGGTAGAGGTAGCCTCTCTAGCCAGCCCTCATCTAGTATCCCCCTCAGTCCTGGTGTTATTCCTAGCAACGGGGCTCATGGTTCAGTACCTTTAGCTTCTGacattgcaaagagaaataTTTTGGGAACTGATGATAGAATTGGGAGTGCTGGAATGGTGCAGCCTCTGGCTTCCCCGCTTAGTAACCGAATGATCTTGCCTCAGGCTGGTGATGGAACCAATGCAGTTGATACTAGTAGTGCTGGTGAAGCTGCTACTATGGGTGGCAGAGTTTTCTCTCCTTTGGTCACTGGCATGCAATGGAGACCTGGGAGTTCCTTTCAAAATCAGAATGAACCG GGCCAATTTCGTGCAAGAACTGAAATAGCTCCTGATCAGAGAGAGAAATTTTTGCAGCGTCTTCAGCAAGTCCAGCAGCAAGGTCACAGTAACATTCTTGGCATGCCGCCTCTTACTGGTGGGAATCATAAGCAGTATTCTGCCCAACAAAACCCCCTTTTGCAGCAG TTTAATTCTCAAAGTTCATCTGTCTCTCAAGCTAGTTTAGGACTTGGAGTGCAGTCATCAGGCTTCAATACTGTTACATCTGCTGCTTTACAGCAGCCAAATTCCATCCATCAGCAGTCTAGTCAGCAAGTTGTGATGTCAAGTGGTGCGAAAGATGCTG AACCTGGCCATTCAACAGTTGAGGAGCAGCAGCTAAAGCAGAATTTACCTGAGGATTCAACCACCGAATCTGCTCTTACATCTGGGCTTGGAAAAAGTCTTGTGAATGAGGATGAACTCACATCTCCATATGCAATGGATACTTCT TCTGGGGCATCTAGTTCCTTGACAGAGCCTTTACAAGTGCCAAGAGATATTGATCTCTTGCCAGGGCAACTCCTACAATCCAGTCAACCATCTAGTGGCCTAGGTGTTATTGGCCGGAGAAGTGTTTCGGACCTTGGTGCCATTGGCGATAATCTCACTGGATCTGCTGTAAATTCTGGGGCAATGCACAATCAGTTATACAATTTACAGATGCTTGAGGCTGCATATCACAAGCTTCCTCAACCTAAAGACTCAGAACGAGCTAGGAGCTATATTCCA AGGCACCCGGTAGCCACCCCACCTAGCTATCCTCAAGTTCAGTTACCAATGGCAAGTAACCCTGCATTCTGGGAACGTCTAAGCATGCATAGTTATGGAACTGATACCTTGTTCTTTGCATTTTACTATCAACAG AATACCTATCAGCAGTATCTGGCTGCGAAAGAGCTAAAGAAGCAATCTTGGAGATACCACAGAAAATACAACACCTGGTTTCAACGGCATGAGGAGCCAAAAGTTACCACTGATGAATATGAACAGGGGACATATGTGTATTTTGATTTCCATGTTGGCAATGAGGACAAACAAGGATG GTGTCAAAGAATCAAGACAGAGTTCACTTTTGAGTATAACTATCTTGAAGATGAACTCATTGTTTAG
- the LOC118036405 gene encoding glucan endo-1,3-beta-glucosidase 8 — translation MGTYWFLRLVLILGLLGTCVHGLGVNWGTMAIHKLSPETVVQMLKDNGILKVKLFDADQNTMTALAGSGIEVMVAIPNDQLAVMGDYNRAKDWVKRNVTRYNFNGGVTIKYVAVGNEPFLTSYNGSFLNTTFPALRNIQNALNDAGVGDSIKATVPLNADVYGSPDDQAYPSSGRFRTDINDIMTQIVQFLSQNGAPFTVNIYPFLSLYGNDDFPFDYAFFDGAPQPVVDRGTGIQYTNVFYANFDTLVSALKAAGHGDMPIVVGEVGWPTDGDKNANIGYAIRFYNGLIPRLVGNRGTPLRPGYIEVYLFGLLDEDAKSIAPGNFERHWGIFRYDGQPKFPLDLTGQNQNKFLAGAPNVQYLPAKWCMFNPNAKDLSKLAENVDYACSRSDCTALGYGSSCNSLDSNGNASYAFNMYYQVQNQDEFACNFEGLATITSQNISQGNCNFIIQILASSSSSLTLSLMAFVTVLLTFLFL, via the exons ATGGGTACTTATTGGTTTCTTAgattggttttgattttaggcCTTTTAGGGACTTGTGTTCATGGTCTTGGTGTTAATTGGGGAACTATGGCTATACATAAATTGTCACCAGAAACAGTTgttcaaatgttgaaggataatgGGATCCTAAAAGTGAAGCTTTTTGATGCAGACCAAAATACAATGACTGCGCTTGCTGGTTCTGGCATTGAAGTTATGGTTGCTATTCCTAATGATCAGCTTGCTGTAATGGGTGATTATAATCGTGCTAAAGATTGGGTCAAGAGGAATGTCACTCGTTATAACTTCAATGGAGGAGTTACCATCAA GTATGTAGCAGTTGGTAATGAGCCTTTCCTCACATCCTATAATGGTTCATTCTTAAACACCACCTTCCCAGCACTTCGGAACATACAGAATGCCCTTAACGATGCTGGGGTAGGAGACTCCATAAAGGCCACTGTACCCTTAAATGCTGATGTCTACGGCTCGCCAGATGACCAAGCTTATCCATCTTCTGGAAGATTCCGCACTGATATCAATGACATTATGACCCAGATTGTTCAGTTTTTGAGTCAGAACGGAGCGCCTTTCACTGTGAACATCTATCCTTTCCTAAGTCTTTATGGGAACGATGATTTCCCATTCGATTATGCTTTCTTTGATGGGGCTCCTCAACCTGTTGTAGACAGAGGCACTGGGATTCAGTACACCAACGTTTTTTATGCCAACTTTGACACCTTGGTTTCGGCCTTGAAAGCAGCGGGGCATGGGGATATGCCCATTGTAGTAGGCGAGGTAGGCTGGCCCACAGATGGGGACAAGAATGCCAACATAGGTTATGCTATTAGATTTTACAATGGACTTATACCACGACTTGTAGGCAATAGAGGCACTCCACTTCGGCCTGGCTACATTGAAGTTTACTTGTTTGGTCTTCTTGACGAGGATGCCAAGAGCATCGCTCCTGGAAATTTTGAGCGCCATTGGGGGATCTTTCGTTACGACGGGCAGCCAAAATTTCCTCTAGATCTTACTGGTCAGAATCAAAACAAGTTTCTTGCGGGCGCGCCGAATGTGCAATATCTTCCGGCTAAATGGTGTATGTTTAATCCAAATGCTAAGGATCTTAGCAAGCTTGCGGAGAACGTAGATTATGCTTGCTCACGTTCAGACTGCACTGCACTTGGATATGGCTCTTCTTGCAACAGCTTGGACTCCAATGGGAATGCTTCATATGCTTTCAACATGTACTACCAGGTACAAAACCAGGATGAATTCGCCTGTAATTTTGAAGGCCTGGCCACGATTACCAGTCAGAATATTTCCCAAGGGAAttgcaatttcatcattcagaTATTAGCTTCGTCCTCCTCCTCTCTCACCCTGTCATTGATGGCATTTGTAACAGTATTATTAACATTCCTGTTTCTATAG
- the LOC140954460 gene encoding uncharacterized protein, whose amino-acid sequence MSSTQNEKCKGKHFTWSKPMSHMLLEILAEEALKGSKPSSTFKAESFVKVATEISQKFNVQCKPKHVENHLKTVKKEWGIITKLKNKSGFGWDDCLKMITVSKDVYDEEVKAHPNHDKFLNKKLDMYEAMAIVVGKDMAIGNYAKSYADVNLEENTEEQSISIENEGEYEESYKGKETSSSSTQKRQHRKRNRMYEDDGIEKLSKQIGNVAFAIQSLSKNQLDVNALYTEVMKIEGFDEITLGDAFDHLVQNEMLAKAFMAKNANLRKIWVQNFVNRHCYRPDC is encoded by the exons atgagtTCCACGCAGAATGAAAAATGCAAGGGCAAACACTTCACATGGTCTAAGCCTATGTCTCACATGTTGCTTGAGATATTAGCTGAGGAGGCACTTAAAGGAAGCAAACCTTCTTCCACCTTTAAAGCAGAATCTTTTGTTAAGGTGGCTACAGAAATCAGTCAAAAGTTCAACGTCCAATGCAAGCCTAAGCATGTGGAAAATCATCTCAAGACTgtgaaaaaagaatggggaataataaccaagcttaaaaataaaagtggctttggctgggatgattgtttgaagatgattacagtttcgaaagatgtatatgatgaagaagtaaag GCACATCCCAATCATGACaagtttctcaacaaaaaacttgatatgtacGAGGCAATGGcaattgttgttggaaaagaCATGGCAATCGGAAATTATGCGAAATCATATGCTGATGTGAACTTGGAAGAGAACACTGAAGagcaatcaatttcaattgaaaatgaaggtgaatatgaagaaagttataaaggaaaagaaacatcTTCCTCTAGTACACAAAAGAGGCAGCATAGGAAGAGAAATCGCATGTATGAAGATGATGGTATTGAAAAGTTGTCTAAACAGATTGGAAATGTAGCATTTGCAATTCAAAGTCTcagcaaaaatcaacttgatgttaatgcgCTGTATACGGAAGTGATGAAAATTGAAGGCTTTGATGAGATCACTCTTGGGGATGCATTTgatcatttggtccaaaatgagatgttggcaaaagcatttatggcaaaaaatgctaatttgaggaaaatttgGGTTCAAAATTTTGTGAACCGACACTGCTACAGACCTGATTGCTAA
- the LOC118036403 gene encoding G-type lectin S-receptor-like serine/threonine-protein kinase LECRK4 has protein sequence MVSIVLWCLPFVLSFLGSLAQPQINTNTINLGASITAGTNSSWRSPSGDFAFGFYPLLNGLFLVGIWFDKIPERTLVWSANRDDPARTGSTINFTLDGQLVLTHSNGTGYLIYNGTFGASSALMQNDGNFVVKTNSSDVIWGSFDSPTDTILLGQVLVMGQKLYSNANGSVDYSTGQYMLEVQLLDGNVVMSAYKFADPGYWYTATEGNKNVSLIFNQSTAFMYVVNHTSIMYNMTSQVPTPIGDYYHRATINDYGNLQQFVYHKENGGGWKVVWEPDSIKAEPCLPNNICGVYGFCTSIDNTINCTCFTGYSPRDPSIPSKGCYPDTVIDFCAPNSSPSNFSLEKIDKADFPNDRDFADMAIVTEVDEEECRKAIMDDCFAVAGVWVESVCYKKRTPLLNARRSNPSTNNRVAFIKIPKANNNNQIQDKDDDSPSWIALLAGLLLCSIMTLLFATISIYHHPLAQPYISQKQLPVPKPVEINLKAFSFQELLQATNGLRNKLGRGAFGTVYSGVLTLEAEEVEIAVKKLEKVIEQGEKEFLTEVQVIGLTHHKNLVRLVGFCNEKNHRLLVYELMKNGTLSDFLFGEERRPSWDQRAETVYGIARGLLYLHEECETQIIHCDIKPQNVLLDKNYTAKIADFGLAKLLNKDQTRTSTKVRGTMGYMAPEWLKNAPVTTKVDVYSFGVVLLEIIFCRKHIELHEVNESTEGNEMILIDWVLCNVRAGNLQAIVSHDSEVLEDFCRFERMVLVGLWCICPNPTLRPSMNKVTQMLEGTSEVDVPPLIDALIF, from the coding sequence ATGGTTTCTATTGTTTTATGGTGTCTTCCATTTGTTCTTTCCTTTCTTGGTTCTTTAGCGCAACCCCAGATAAACACTAACACAATAAACTTGGGTGCCAGCATCACTGCTGGGACTAATTCTTCGTGGCGATCACCCTCTGGTGATTTTGCTTTTGGGTTCTATCCTCTTCTGAATGGCCTGTTCCTTGTTGGAATCTGGTTTGACAAAATCCCAGAAAGAACACTAGTTTGGTCAGCGAACCGTGATGATCCAGCTCGAACTGGATCAACCATCAATTTCACACTTGATGGCCAGCTTGTTCTTACACACTCAAATGGAACTGGATACTTAATATACAATGGAACTTTCGGTGCTAGTTCTGCTCTGATGCAAAATGATGGCAATTTTGTTGTAAAAACCAATTCTTCCGACGTTATCTGGGGAAGCTTTGATTCTCCAACAGACACCATTTTATTAGGCCAAGTCCTAGTAATGGGCCAAAAACTCTACTCCAATGCAAATGGATCAGTTGACTACTCGACTGGGCAGTACATGTTAGAGGTTCAATTATTGGATGGTAATGTTGTTATGTCTGCATACAAGTTCGCTGATCCTGGTTACTGGTACACTGCGAcagaaggaaacaaaaatgtGAGCCTGATTTTCAACCAGAGTACAGCTTTTATGTATGTTGTGAATCACACTTCAATTATGTATAATATGACAAGTCAAGTTCCCACTCCGATTGGAGATTACTATCACCGAGCAACGATCAATGACTATGGAAATCTTCAACAGTTTGTTTACCACAAAGAAAATGGAGGCGGGTGGAAAGTTGTGTGGGAGCCAGATAGTATTAAAGCAGAACCTTGCTTACCGAATAATATCTGTGGAGTTTATGGCTTCTGCACTTCGATTGATAACACAATAAACTGTACTTGTTTTACTGGCTACTCACCACGGGATCCAAGCATTCCCTCAAAAGGATGCTATCCTGATACGGTGATAGATTTCTGTGCTCCGAATTCTTCGCCTTCAAATTTCTCCCTTGAAAAGATAGATAAGGCAGATTTTCCAAACGACCGTGACTTTGCAGATATGGCCATAGTCACAGAAGTCGATGAAGAAGAATGCAGGAAGGCGATAATGGATGACTGTTTTGCTGTGGCTGGTGTCTGGGTCGAGTCTGTGTGCTACAAGAAGAGAACGCCTTTGCTTAATGCTAGAAGGAGCAACCCTTCTACTAATAATAGAGTGGCGTTTATAAAAATTCCCAAGgcaaacaacaacaatcaaaTTCAAGACAAAGATGATGATTCTCCTTCTTGGATTGCTCTTCTAGCAGGCTTATTATTATGTTCAATAATGACGTTACTCTTTGCCACCATTTCCATTTATCATCACCCTCTTGCTCAGCCTTACATTAGTCAAAAGCAGCTCCCAGTGCCAAAGCCTGTAGAGATCAATTTGAAGGCATTTTCATTCCAGGAATTGCTTCAAGCAACGAATGGTTTAAGGAACAAACTTGGGAGAGGTGCTTTCGGAACTGTCTATAGTGGGGTGTTAACCTTGGAGGCGGAAGAGGTTGAGATTGCTGTCAAGAAGCTTGAGAAGGTCATTGAACAAGGTGAGAAGGAATTCTTAACAGAAGTCCAAGTAATTGGACTAACTCACCACAAGAATCTTGTAAGGCTGGTGGGTTTTTGTAATGAGAAAAATCACCGGCTTTTAGTTTATGAGCTAATGAAGAATGGTACTTTGTCGGATTTTCTGTTTGGAGAGGAGAGGAGGCCTAGTTGGGATCAAAGGGCTGAAACTGTGTATGGAATTGCAAGAGGTTTGTTATACTTGCATGAAGAGTGTGAGACGCAGATCATTCATTGTGACATAAAGCCGCAAAATGTTCTTCTTGACAAAAATTACACAGCCAAGATAGCTGATTTTGGCCTAGCGAAGCTCCTGAATAAAGACCAGACTCGAACGAGCACCAAAGTTAGAGGAACAATGGGATACATGGCACCTGAATGGCTAAAAAATGCTCCTGTGACTACCAAAGTTGATGTTTACAGCTTTGGGGTCGTGTTGCTGGAGATTATTTTTTGCAGAAAGCACATAGAGTTGCATGAAGTTAATGAGTCAACAGAGGGCAACGAGATGATTCTAATTGATTGGGTTCTATGCAATGTGAGAGCTGGTAACTTACAAGCCATTGTCAGCCATGATTCTGAAGTCCTGGAAGATTTTTGCAGGTTTGAAAGAATGGTCTTGGTGGGTTTATGGTGCATATGTCCGAACCCAACTCTTCGACCATCAATGAACAAGGTTACGCAGATGCTGGAAGGAACTAGTGAAGTTGATGTTCCCCCTTTGATCGATGCACTGATTTTTTAA